The DNA window ATACGGACAACGGGAAAAATATTGAAGTAGATCCAGAGACTTTGGTGTCTATGAATTATTTCGTTTTTCATCCAATCATCTTTGATTTACTGGAAGTTTATTTTAATGATTTTATAAAGTCTGATCCACAGCCCAACCAAGAATTTTATATACCCGCTGCTGTACAGAAAATGAAGGATGAAAAAGGAATCAAAATATTGGTCAAGACTTCACCTTCTCAATGGATAGGGATGACTTATTCCGGTGATAAAAGTATTTTAAAAGATTATCTTGAAACAGAAATTCAAAACCATCAATATCCACAAGATTTATGGAACTTAATCGCATTATCTTAAAATTTATTGACGCTGAAGATTGTATGGTCAGTCCGATTAGTAATGGATTGATCAATACGACCTATCTTGTAGAAAACAATCAGACTCAGGAAAAATACATTCTGCAGAAAATCAACACTGAAGTTTTTAAAGATCCTGAACGGATCATTAATAATCATCTTAAAATAAATAAAATCCTTCAGGAAAATGATTATCAACTTTACATTGCAGAACCTGTTTCCTCCTCTTCAAAAGAGTTCTTAATAACGGATGAAAATGGCCATCAGTGGCGAATGACTGGATTTATAGACAACAGCATTACTTTTCTTACTGTCCCTTCTGCAGAAACAGCCTTTAAAGCAGCTCAGGCTGTAGGTTATTTTCTTAGTATGATCAATAATACCACAACTCTTCCTGTTATTGAGGATCCTTTACCTGATTTCCTCAATTTTGAAAAGAGAATTTTAGATTATAAAATCTCATTAGAAGATGGAACTTCTGCTTTAAAAGAAAGTGCAAAAACTGAAATAGCATTGATGAATCAATTATTGGAGTTACCTCATCAATGGATCCAAATGCAAAATAATGGTCAACTGCCCAAAAG is part of the Chryseobacterium paludis genome and encodes:
- a CDS encoding phosphotransferase enzyme family protein, whose amino-acid sequence is MELNRIILKFIDAEDCMVSPISNGLINTTYLVENNQTQEKYILQKINTEVFKDPERIINNHLKINKILQENDYQLYIAEPVSSSSKEFLITDENGHQWRMTGFIDNSITFLTVPSAETAFKAAQAVGYFLSMINNTTTLPVIEDPLPDFLNFEKRILDYKISLEDGTSALKESAKTEIALMNQLLELPHQWIQMQNNGQLPKRIIHADAKISNILFDQNHDPMAVIDLDTIMISTILYDFGTMIQSYTNTTNEDDGTAKDNFNPNIFKSVKEGFLFHLKDQLTYEEFENLDYAAQVAIYIQGLRFLTDYLNGSTYYSIKYPEHNLDRTKNQLELLKGLRTYLKCD